The following proteins are co-located in the Telopea speciosissima isolate NSW1024214 ecotype Mountain lineage chromosome 9, Tspe_v1, whole genome shotgun sequence genome:
- the LOC122640285 gene encoding mitogen-activated protein kinase kinase kinase 18-like produces MGWIRGQTVGRGSSATVSLAMHQQSGEFFAVKSVELSRSEFLQREQSILSLLKCPRIVGYLGSDVTNENGQLVYNLFMEYVSGGTLIDAIRHQGGSLDESAIRSHTRAILQGLDYLHNRGLVHCDIKGRNVLVGQNGTQIADLGCARWVGEQSPAMPIAGTPVFMAPEVARGDEQSFPADVWALGCTVIEMATGRPPWSDVADPVSALHRIAFSSDLPDFPSLLSEEAKEFLSKCLNRDPNERSTVQELLKHPFLDDNGCSLQLNLKRIQSFTSATSTSPMSILDQGIWESVEESETEIETEIPVHISNNQLVLGSSSNSPSERIRRLIGDIPSSSPTPRLPDWTWDEDWITVRRNNHEEHVVSMGHDQTMTPTDEHPETSTSANTDLVSDGEELESLGRSSSTIHYSVNSSSSSSSQGSLSIVSCKYVRDIAVICNLNYDKVKGEKKYLISSISILL; encoded by the coding sequence ATGGGGTGGATCAGAGGCCAAACAGTCGGCCGCGGCTCTTCCGCCACCGTCTCCCTCGCTATGCATCAGCAGTCCGGAGAGTTTTTCGCCGTTAAATCTGTGGAGCTCTCGAGATCGGAATTCTTACAAAGGGAGCAGAGCATCCTTTCACTGCTCAAGTGTCCTCGCATAGTTGGGTATCTTGGCTCCGACGTCACAAATGAGAATGGTCAGCTTGTCTACAATCTCTTCATGGAGTATGTCTCTGGTGGCACCCTCATTGACGCAATTCGGCATCAAGGTGGAAGCCTCGACGAGTCTGCGATCCGGTCTCACACGCGAGCAATTCTTCAGGGGTTGGATTACCTACACAATCGTGGTCTCGTGCATTGTGACATTAAGGGTCGGAATGTCCTGGTTGGACAAAATGGAACCCAAATTGCCGACTTGGGTTGCGCGAGATGGGTTGGGGAACAGTCTCCGGCGATGCCGATTGCAGGGACCCCTGTTTTCATGGCACCTGAAGTGGCTCGAGGTGATGAACAGAGTTTTCCTGCCGACGTCTGGGCTCTTGGGTGTACTGTAATTGAGATGGCAACAGGACGTCCTCCATGGTCAGATGTTGCAGACCCGGTCTCTGCGCTTCACCGGATCGCATTCTCCTCTGATTTGCCAGATTTCCCAAGTTTACTATCAGAGGAAGCAAAGGAATTTTTGTCCAAGTGCCTCAACAGAGATCCAAATGAGCGATCGACGGTTCAAGAGCTTCTTAAGCACCCATTTCTCGACGACAACGGTTGCAGCTTACAATTGAATTTGAAGCGAATACAAAGCTTTACCTCCGCAACTTCAACTTCTCCGATGAGCATACTCGATCAAGGCATCTGGGAATCAGTGGAGGAATCCgagacagaaatagaaacagaaataCCAGTTCACATCTCCAACAACCAATTGGTATTGggttcttcttcaaattctccATCGGAAAGAATCCGGCGGCTAATCGGAGacatcccatcttcttccccaacccCAAGGCTACCCGATTGGACTTGGGACGAAGATTGGATCACAGTCAGAAGAAACAACCACGAAGAACACGTTGTTTCTATGGGCCATGATCAAACCATGACACCAACAGACGAACACCCGGAAACTAGTACGTCGGCGAATACAGACTTGGTTAGTGACGGCGAAGAGTTGGAGTCACTAGGAAGAAGCAGCTCCACCATTCACTACTCTGtaaatagtagtagtagtagtagcagtcaGGGAAGCTTGTCTATTGTATCCTGTAAATATGTTAGAGATATTGCTGTAATTTGCAATCTAAATTATGATAAGGttaaaggggaaaagaaatatttaatttcttcaatttcaattctTTTATAA
- the LOC122639724 gene encoding probable histone H2B.3 gives MAPKAEKKPAEKKPAEKAPAEKKPKAEKRPPKEGSATADKKKKKNKKGTETYKIYIFKVLKQVHPDIGISSKAMGIMNSFINDIFEKLAQESSKLARYNKKPTITSREIQTAVRLVLPGELAKHAVSEGTKAVTKFTSS, from the coding sequence ATGGCGCCCAAGGCTGAGAAAAAACCCGCAGAGAAGAAGCCAGCAGAGAAAGCTCCGGCCGAGAAGAAGCCAAAGGCTGAGAAGAGACCGCCGAAGGAAGGGTCGGCTACggcagacaagaagaagaagaaaaacaagaagggAACCGAGACCTACAAGATCTACATCTTCAAGGTGCTGAAGCAGGTCCACCCTGACATCGGCATCTCCAGCAAGGCCATGGGCATCATGAACAGCTTCATCAACGATATCTTCGAGAAGCTCGCACAGGAGTCTTCCAAGCTTGCTCGCTACAACAAGAAACCCACCATCACCTCTCGCGAGATCCAGACAGCTGTTCGCCTCGTTCTTCCTGGAGAATTGGCTAAGCACGCTGTCTCTGAGGGTACCAAAGCCGTCACTAAATTCACCAGTTCTTAG